A region of Roseobacter litoralis Och 149 DNA encodes the following proteins:
- a CDS encoding DUF3576 domain-containing protein — MQKIWFIQIITVMAVAATLSGCGVATPSNAVTGPPGSDNFTSQRDRNRSSGTTIWDAFNSGNREQTVAVNKYLWSASLEVLSFLPVESVDPFTGVIVTGFGTPPGSGRAYRATILIDDPALAARSLNVSLQTRNGPASASAVQAVENAILSRARQLRIADDAL; from the coding sequence ATGCAGAAGATATGGTTCATACAGATAATCACGGTCATGGCGGTCGCCGCCACGCTGTCAGGCTGCGGCGTCGCGACGCCATCAAATGCCGTCACCGGCCCGCCAGGAAGCGACAACTTCACAAGTCAGCGCGATAGAAACCGATCGTCTGGTACCACCATCTGGGATGCGTTCAACAGCGGGAACAGGGAACAAACCGTCGCTGTGAACAAGTACCTGTGGTCCGCGTCGCTCGAAGTGCTGAGTTTTCTGCCTGTTGAGTCAGTTGATCCCTTCACAGGTGTTATCGTAACCGGCTTTGGCACGCCGCCCGGCAGCGGGCGGGCGTACCGCGCGACCATTCTTATTGATGACCCGGCACTCGCTGCGCGATCCTTGAATGTTTCGTTGCAAACCCGCAACGGGCCTGCCAGTGCGTCAGCCGTTCAGGCCGTCGAAAACGCCATCCTCAGCCGGGCGCGCCAACTGCGCATCGCGGATGATGCGCTCTAA
- a CDS encoding response regulator transcription factor, protein MAQLKKILLVDDDDDLRDALSEQLIMTEDFDVFEAANGADAMVRAKEALYDLVILDVGLPDTDGRELCRLMRKQGVKSPILMLTGHDSDADTILGLDAGANDYVSKPFKFPVLLARIRAQLRQHEQSEDAVFQLGPYTFKPAMKTLITEDEKKIRLTEKETNILKFLYRSTEGVVARDVLLHEVWGYNAGVTTHTLETHIYRLRQKIEPDPSNARLLVTESGGYRLMA, encoded by the coding sequence ATGGCACAGTTAAAGAAAATCCTGTTGGTAGATGATGATGATGATCTGCGCGACGCGCTGAGCGAACAGTTGATCATGACCGAAGACTTTGATGTCTTTGAAGCGGCAAACGGCGCGGATGCGATGGTGCGCGCCAAGGAGGCGCTCTATGATCTTGTGATCCTTGATGTGGGGCTGCCAGATACGGACGGTCGCGAATTATGCCGTTTGATGCGCAAGCAAGGTGTGAAAAGCCCGATTCTGATGCTGACCGGGCACGATAGTGATGCTGATACGATTTTGGGTCTGGATGCCGGCGCCAATGATTATGTCAGCAAACCCTTCAAATTTCCCGTGCTGTTGGCGCGGATACGCGCGCAACTCAGACAGCATGAGCAGTCAGAAGACGCGGTGTTCCAGCTTGGGCCCTATACATTCAAGCCTGCGATGAAAACGCTGATTACCGAAGACGAAAAGAAAATTCGCCTGACGGAAAAGGAAACCAATATTCTGAAATTCCTCTATCGCTCGACCGAGGGTGTGGTGGCGCGCGATGTTCTTTTGCACGAGGTCTGGGGATATAATGCCGGGGTCACAACGCATACGTTGGAGACGCATATTTACCGTTTGCGTCAGAAAATTGAACCGGACCCGTCAAATGCGCGTCTGCTGGTTACAGAATCTGGTGGATACAGACTAATGGCTTAA
- a CDS encoding LON peptidase substrate-binding domain-containing protein, which yields MIKASELPDTIAIFPLGGALLLPRSRLPLHIFEPRYLQMLEDALKTRERLIGMIQPNEVPGRAGTGLHTIGCAGRIMQFSETEDGRYLITLGGVSRFRVVKEIEGFTPYRRCDVVWDGFDRDLGPDETDTAFQRKGFLKLLERYFDARELSADWETLKEADDELLVNSLSMMLDFDPEDKQALLEAPSLTTRRETLVTLMEYQLRGGQESEMMQ from the coding sequence ATGATAAAAGCTTCAGAATTGCCTGACACGATTGCAATCTTTCCATTGGGCGGAGCTTTGTTGCTTCCCCGGTCCCGATTGCCACTGCATATTTTCGAACCGCGATACCTTCAGATGCTGGAGGATGCGCTGAAAACGCGTGAACGGTTGATCGGAATGATACAGCCCAATGAGGTGCCGGGCCGTGCCGGAACCGGGTTGCACACCATCGGATGTGCCGGGCGGATCATGCAGTTTTCCGAGACCGAAGATGGCCGCTATCTGATCACACTTGGTGGTGTTTCCCGGTTCCGCGTCGTCAAAGAGATTGAAGGGTTCACGCCCTACCGACGCTGCGATGTCGTCTGGGACGGGTTTGACCGGGACCTTGGCCCGGATGAAACCGATACAGCGTTCCAGCGCAAAGGCTTTTTAAAGCTGCTGGAGCGGTATTTTGATGCGCGTGAGCTGTCGGCGGACTGGGAAACCCTGAAAGAAGCGGATGACGAATTGCTGGTCAATTCACTGTCGATGATGCTTGATTTTGATCCCGAGGACAAACAAGCGCTGCTTGAAGCCCCATCTTTGACCACCCGCCGCGAGACGCTGGTCACGCTGATGGAGTACCAATTGCGCGGTGGGCAAGAGAGCGAGATGATGCAGTGA
- a CDS encoding YggS family pyridoxal phosphate-dependent enzyme encodes MSLSDISQRIEKAVADAGRAAGSVKLIAVSKVQPDERVEAVLKEGHRCFGENRVQEAAGKWPAFRDDYDGVDLHLIGPLQTNKARQAFDLFQSIHTLDRPKLAKAFARLAQDTGHCPEMFVQVNTGEEPQKAGVFPSDADGFVAECRALDLPIKGLMCIPPIDEEASLHFALLAKIAERNGLAGLSMGMSDDFEKAISFGATHIRVGSAIFGARVPA; translated from the coding sequence ATGAGCCTGAGCGACATTTCACAACGTATCGAAAAGGCAGTGGCGGACGCGGGGCGCGCTGCGGGCTCCGTCAAGCTGATTGCGGTGTCAAAAGTGCAACCGGATGAGCGGGTAGAAGCGGTGCTGAAAGAGGGCCACCGCTGCTTTGGTGAAAACCGGGTGCAGGAAGCGGCAGGCAAATGGCCCGCGTTTCGCGATGACTACGACGGCGTTGATCTGCATTTGATCGGCCCTCTGCAAACCAACAAGGCGCGACAGGCCTTTGACCTGTTTCAATCCATTCACACCTTGGACCGACCCAAGCTTGCCAAGGCTTTTGCCCGGCTGGCGCAGGATACGGGTCACTGCCCGGAAATGTTCGTTCAGGTCAACACAGGCGAAGAGCCGCAGAAAGCGGGCGTTTTCCCATCCGACGCCGACGGGTTTGTCGCGGAGTGTCGAGCACTTGATTTGCCGATCAAAGGCTTGATGTGTATCCCGCCGATTGACGAGGAAGCCTCCCTGCATTTCGCCTTGCTGGCCAAAATTGCAGAGCGCAACGGGTTGGCGGGCCTGAGCATGGGCATGAGCGACGATTTCGAAAAAGCGATTTCCTTTGGGGCGACGCATATCCGCGTCGGGTCTGCGATCTTCGGGGCGCGCGTTCCGGCCTGA
- a CDS encoding porin, producing the protein MKKILMASTMLVATAGMAAADITFDGFGRFGIVYNDGADDDGDRSDTQLDQRFRLNVVGTTETDGGVEFRARLRLESNDNGDGQGSGGGNVVEAPEFGVRAGGFNVFLGNTSDLIDSGDVVDYYGNGIGLTDFAETSSNFVTGDVISGINGGDDIDPTIKTSYTVGDFTFGASYSDNALDSATEEYQIGLGYKFGNYGVGAAFGNVDGGDFDDTDFWALSFNGDLGSFAFSLLAADSDDQDDVALGASIAVPVGAATDVRFVVSDNGLDSSDSFAATKGDDTAYAIGFRHSLGGGVRLQGGIGENSLGDTVGDLGVIFNF; encoded by the coding sequence ATGAAAAAGATTCTTATGGCATCCACGATGCTTGTCGCGACCGCCGGAATGGCCGCCGCCGACATCACCTTCGACGGCTTCGGTCGTTTCGGTATTGTTTATAACGATGGCGCCGACGACGATGGCGATCGCAGCGACACACAGCTGGACCAGCGTTTTCGCCTGAACGTTGTTGGTACAACTGAAACAGACGGCGGCGTCGAGTTCCGCGCACGTCTGCGTTTGGAGTCCAACGATAACGGTGACGGTCAAGGTTCCGGCGGCGGCAACGTCGTAGAAGCGCCTGAATTCGGCGTACGCGCCGGTGGCTTCAACGTGTTCCTTGGTAACACATCTGACCTTATCGACTCCGGCGACGTTGTTGATTACTACGGTAACGGTATCGGTCTTACAGATTTTGCTGAAACTTCCAGCAACTTCGTAACCGGTGACGTCATCAGCGGCATCAATGGCGGCGACGACATCGATCCAACGATCAAAACCAGCTATACCGTTGGCGACTTCACATTCGGTGCGTCCTACTCTGACAACGCGCTGGACTCTGCAACTGAAGAGTACCAGATCGGTTTGGGCTACAAATTCGGCAACTACGGTGTCGGTGCTGCGTTCGGTAACGTTGATGGCGGTGACTTTGACGATACGGACTTCTGGGCGTTGTCCTTCAACGGCGACCTCGGCTCCTTCGCATTCTCGCTCTTGGCAGCCGATAGCGACGACCAAGACGACGTAGCACTTGGTGCATCCATTGCCGTACCAGTTGGTGCAGCAACAGACGTCCGTTTCGTTGTGTCAGACAACGGTCTTGACAGCAGCGACTCGTTCGCGGCGACCAAAGGTGACGACACTGCATACGCCATCGGCTTCCGTCACAGCCTCGGCGGCGGTGTACGCCTCCAAGGTGGTATCGGTGAAAACAGCCTCGGTGATACCGTTGGTGACCTGGGTGTAATCTTCAACTTCTAA
- the ribA gene encoding GTP cyclohydrolase II, giving the protein MNFSPDQNELMARARADLRMGVPVVVDGPTPLLAATAETLNTDRLGTMMALSQDAMLVVTARRAATLKAAAYDGDLARVKLPRDATLAWVNGIADPAGDLMHPMKGPLSCARGGNVETHRFAIQLAKAARLLPAVVCIPLEHALSFAAEHNLVYLSAHSGQAMLDASSPLHSVISARLPMEVSEAGRLHVFRPEDGGEEHYAIEIGKPDRAEPLLTRLHSACFTGDLMGSLKCDCGPQLRAALAQMGDEGHGVLLYMNQEGRGIGLANKMRAYSLQDQGFDTVEANHRLGFEDDERDFRLGAAILKSMGFSKARLLTNNPRKVAMMCENGIDVTERVPLHVGENPHNHAYLATKVAKSGHLK; this is encoded by the coding sequence ATGAACTTTTCTCCAGACCAAAACGAGTTGATGGCGCGTGCGCGCGCAGACCTGCGTATGGGCGTGCCGGTTGTTGTTGACGGACCGACGCCTCTTCTCGCAGCAACGGCGGAGACGCTCAATACCGACCGGCTGGGCACCATGATGGCCCTGTCTCAGGATGCAATGCTGGTCGTTACGGCGCGGCGCGCGGCGACGCTGAAGGCCGCCGCCTATGATGGTGATCTGGCCCGGGTGAAACTGCCGCGCGATGCGACACTGGCATGGGTCAACGGGATCGCGGACCCGGCGGGTGATCTGATGCACCCGATGAAAGGTCCGCTGTCTTGCGCCCGCGGCGGGAACGTTGAAACGCATCGGTTTGCCATTCAGCTGGCGAAAGCTGCGCGCCTGTTGCCGGCTGTTGTGTGCATCCCTTTGGAACACGCACTTTCTTTTGCGGCGGAGCACAACCTCGTTTATTTATCCGCGCACAGCGGCCAGGCGATGCTGGACGCCTCCAGCCCGTTGCATTCGGTGATCAGTGCGCGGTTGCCGATGGAGGTTTCAGAGGCCGGGCGGTTGCATGTATTCCGTCCCGAAGATGGCGGCGAAGAGCATTACGCCATTGAAATCGGCAAACCTGATCGCGCTGAGCCGCTGCTGACAAGGCTGCATTCCGCGTGCTTTACCGGTGATTTGATGGGGTCGCTCAAATGCGACTGCGGGCCACAATTGCGCGCCGCCTTGGCGCAGATGGGGGATGAGGGGCACGGCGTGCTTTTGTATATGAATCAGGAAGGACGCGGCATCGGTCTGGCCAATAAAATGCGGGCATATTCCCTGCAGGATCAAGGCTTTGATACGGTCGAGGCCAACCACCGGCTCGGGTTTGAGGATGACGAACGCGACTTTCGCCTCGGCGCAGCAATCTTGAAATCCATGGGGTTTTCCAAGGCGCGGCTGCTGACGAATAACCCGCGCAAGGTCGCCATGATGTGCGAAAACGGCATCGACGTGACCGAACGTGTGCCCCTGCATGTGGGCGAAAACCCGCATAATCACGCCTATCTCGCGACAAAAGTTGCCAAATCGGGCCACCTGAAATGA
- a CDS encoding exodeoxyribonuclease III, translating into MAFSLATWNINSVRLREGLVLKLMTEEAPDVLCLQECKSPVDKMPLDAFAAAGYAHVVARGQKGYNGVAILSKIPMEEAAAEDFAALGHARHIAGRLENGVTVHNFYVPAGGDVADREVNEKFGQKLDYLTEMRDWFHTQKPEKSILVGDLNIAPREDDVWDHKKLLKVVSHTPIEVEHLAQTQDAGGWVDITRQDIPEGKLFSWWSYRAADWDAADKGRRLDHVWATSDIAAAGHDSRIVRGARGWEKPSDHAPVFAQFDL; encoded by the coding sequence ATGGCTTTCTCGTTAGCAACCTGGAACATCAATTCTGTGCGGTTGCGTGAAGGCCTCGTGCTGAAACTCATGACCGAAGAAGCGCCCGATGTCCTGTGCCTGCAGGAATGCAAAAGCCCTGTCGACAAGATGCCGTTGGATGCTTTCGCCGCCGCAGGTTACGCGCATGTCGTGGCACGCGGCCAAAAGGGCTACAACGGGGTGGCCATTCTGTCCAAAATCCCGATGGAAGAAGCCGCTGCCGAAGACTTTGCTGCATTGGGACACGCGCGCCACATCGCGGGCCGATTGGAAAACGGCGTGACGGTGCATAACTTTTACGTCCCAGCAGGCGGAGACGTCGCGGACCGGGAAGTGAACGAAAAATTCGGTCAGAAACTGGATTACCTGACGGAAATGCGCGACTGGTTTCATACGCAAAAGCCTGAAAAATCAATCCTTGTGGGTGATTTGAACATTGCCCCACGCGAAGACGATGTATGGGATCATAAAAAGCTGCTGAAAGTTGTCAGCCACACGCCCATCGAGGTTGAGCATCTGGCGCAAACGCAAGACGCCGGTGGCTGGGTCGATATCACCCGGCAGGACATTCCTGAGGGCAAGCTCTTCAGCTGGTGGTCCTACCGCGCTGCCGATTGGGATGCGGCGGACAAGGGGCGGCGGCTGGATCATGTCTGGGCCACGTCGGATATCGCCGCAGCGGGTCACGACAGCCGCATCGTTCGCGGTGCGCGAGGCTGGGAAAAGCCCAGCGATCACGCCCCGGTTTTTGCGCAATTTGACCTTTGA
- a CDS encoding L,D-transpeptidase family protein, with translation MTPDDLVVTPRGLRFQGQLFPCTIGKTGITRRKKEGDGATPTGIHRIVGMLYRPDRMAKPADWALPIGLNDLWSDDAGHEDYNMMVRAPYPHSHEKLRRADPLYDLVLLTDWNWPYAVKGRGSAIFMHQYRRPGFPTEGCVALSRHNLRRIAPRITLQTRLIVS, from the coding sequence ATGACGCCGGATGATCTGGTTGTCACGCCACGGGGCCTGCGGTTTCAGGGGCAACTCTTTCCCTGCACGATTGGGAAAACCGGCATAACCCGGCGCAAGAAAGAAGGGGACGGGGCCACACCCACGGGCATCCACCGGATTGTCGGCATGTTGTACCGCCCAGACCGGATGGCCAAACCCGCAGACTGGGCCTTGCCCATCGGGCTGAATGACCTGTGGTCAGATGATGCCGGGCATGAAGATTACAACATGATGGTGCGCGCGCCCTACCCGCACAGTCATGAAAAGCTGCGCCGGGCGGATCCATTGTACGATCTTGTGCTGCTCACGGATTGGAACTGGCCCTACGCGGTCAAAGGGCGTGGTTCGGCGATCTTCATGCATCAGTACCGCCGCCCCGGCTTTCCAACCGAGGGCTGTGTCGCCCTGTCGCGCCACAACCTGCGCCGTATCGCCCCGCGAATTACGCTCCAGACGCGGCTGATTGTATCCTAG
- a CDS encoding thioredoxin family protein yields the protein MMDLNLGAAPAADDLIKDATEATFMADVVDTSQTVPVIVDFWAPWCGPCKTLGPQLEAAVRAAKGAVKMVKINVDEAQMIAGQLQIQSIPTVYAFSKGQPIDGFQGALPESEIKAFVDRVVKATGGEAPGDGLADAVAAAEEMLTEGAAADAAQTFAAVLGEDEKHAAAYGGMVRAHIAMGELDQAEAILNGAPAEISKAPELEAAFAQLELARQAEGAGPVDELKAAVAADPDNNQARFDLAQAMHANGDVEGGVAELLELFRRDQEWNDGAAKAQLFTIFEALKPNDPIVLNGRRKLSSIIFA from the coding sequence ATGATGGACCTGAATTTGGGGGCTGCACCCGCAGCGGATGACCTGATCAAAGACGCAACCGAAGCGACATTCATGGCGGATGTGGTTGACACGTCCCAGACGGTGCCGGTGATCGTCGATTTCTGGGCGCCTTGGTGTGGACCGTGTAAAACGCTTGGTCCCCAGCTTGAAGCCGCTGTGCGCGCGGCAAAGGGCGCGGTCAAGATGGTCAAGATCAACGTGGACGAAGCCCAGATGATCGCCGGACAGTTGCAGATCCAATCGATCCCGACCGTCTATGCGTTTTCCAAAGGGCAACCGATTGACGGGTTTCAGGGGGCGTTGCCTGAATCTGAAATCAAGGCGTTTGTGGACCGTGTGGTGAAAGCTACCGGTGGTGAAGCGCCCGGAGATGGCCTGGCCGATGCGGTGGCTGCGGCCGAAGAAATGCTGACCGAAGGGGCGGCGGCGGATGCGGCGCAGACCTTCGCCGCCGTATTGGGCGAGGATGAGAAACATGCGGCGGCCTACGGTGGCATGGTGAGGGCCCATATCGCGATGGGCGAACTCGATCAGGCAGAGGCGATTTTGAACGGCGCACCGGCAGAGATTTCAAAAGCGCCTGAGCTGGAAGCGGCCTTTGCGCAGCTTGAACTTGCCCGTCAGGCCGAGGGTGCAGGCCCCGTTGACGAGTTGAAAGCCGCCGTTGCAGCAGACCCGGACAACAATCAGGCGCGGTTCGATCTGGCGCAGGCCATGCACGCGAACGGCGATGTCGAGGGCGGCGTGGCCGAGTTGCTGGAACTTTTCCGGCGCGATCAGGAATGGAATGACGGGGCGGCCAAGGCGCAATTGTTCACGATATTCGAGGCGCTTAAGCCGAATGACCCGATTGTTCTGAATGGGCGGCGCAAACTTAGCTCCATCATATTTGCCTGA
- a CDS encoding FAD-dependent monooxygenase — protein MDNPPAPTIFRPMTFDSDILIVGGGLNGPALALALAQAGHSVTMIDSVPLISRKTPGFDGRSYAMALTSTRLLQAIGVWDALEPHAQAMLDIKVTDGRAGEGPSPFFMHFDHAEIEEGPMGYMVEDRHLRPALLSASDAHENIQTLHGETVVSQSAEATGISVALASGRVLTGRLLVGCDGRGSGTATRAGIKRTGWDYGQTALVCAVEHALPHHGVAHQFFMPPGPLAILPLTGNRSSIVWSETAENAARINEMPDDAYIDVLKPRFGSFLGDISRVGARYTYPLSLSLANTLIARRVVLLGDAAHGVHPIAGQGLNAGVRDIAALAEVLTDAKRRGEDIGTEGVLSRYQEWRRFDNTTLALATDTFNRLFSNDNPVLRAVRDIGMGIVGNMPALRRSFIREAAGLTGELPKLLKGQRL, from the coding sequence ATGGACAATCCCCCCGCCCCGACCATATTCAGACCTATGACCTTTGACAGTGACATTTTGATCGTAGGGGGCGGGCTCAATGGGCCGGCTCTGGCTTTGGCGTTGGCTCAGGCCGGACACAGCGTGACGATGATCGATTCGGTACCCCTGATCAGCCGCAAGACCCCCGGTTTTGATGGCCGCTCTTATGCGATGGCGCTGACCTCGACACGGCTGTTGCAGGCAATTGGCGTATGGGATGCGCTGGAACCTCACGCGCAGGCGATGCTGGACATTAAAGTGACCGATGGCCGTGCTGGCGAAGGGCCTTCACCGTTTTTCATGCATTTCGACCACGCCGAGATCGAAGAAGGTCCCATGGGCTATATGGTCGAGGACAGACACCTCAGGCCCGCCTTGCTGAGCGCTTCGGACGCGCATGAAAACATTCAGACGCTGCACGGTGAAACAGTGGTTTCGCAATCGGCAGAGGCAACAGGCATATCGGTGGCACTGGCAAGCGGGCGCGTCCTGACGGGCAGGCTGCTTGTGGGTTGTGATGGGCGCGGGTCCGGCACAGCCACGCGCGCCGGGATCAAACGCACGGGCTGGGACTACGGCCAGACGGCCTTGGTCTGCGCGGTTGAACACGCATTGCCGCATCATGGCGTCGCACATCAATTCTTTATGCCGCCGGGGCCGCTGGCGATCCTGCCCCTGACGGGCAACCGTTCATCCATCGTCTGGAGCGAAACTGCCGAGAACGCCGCGCGGATCAATGAGATGCCCGACGATGCCTATATCGACGTCCTCAAACCAAGGTTCGGCAGTTTTCTGGGCGATATTTCACGCGTCGGCGCGCGCTACACGTACCCTTTGTCGCTGTCGCTGGCGAACACGCTGATCGCGCGCCGGGTCGTTCTGCTCGGCGACGCAGCCCATGGCGTCCACCCGATTGCAGGTCAGGGACTGAACGCCGGGGTTCGCGATATCGCCGCACTGGCCGAGGTTCTGACGGACGCAAAACGGCGCGGCGAAGACATCGGCACCGAGGGCGTGCTGTCGCGCTATCAGGAATGGCGTCGGTTTGATAATACCACTTTGGCGCTGGCCACGGACACATTCAACCGGCTGTTTTCAAACGACAACCCTGTGTTACGAGCCGTCCGTGACATTGGCATGGGGATTGTCGGCAATATGCCCGCATTGCGTCGGAGTTTCATCCGCGAAGCCGCCGGTCTGACCGGAGAGTTACCCAAGCTGCTGAAAGGCCAAAGGCTCTAG
- a CDS encoding Trm112 family protein, which translates to MSETEVVFDRRMLEALICPRSHATLKYDQERQELISEAANLAYPIRNGIPVMLTDEARVLD; encoded by the coding sequence GTGAGCGAGACCGAAGTGGTGTTTGACCGCCGCATGCTCGAAGCCCTGATCTGCCCGCGCAGCCACGCGACGCTGAAATATGATCAGGAGCGCCAGGAATTGATTTCGGAAGCTGCGAATCTCGCCTACCCTATTCGCAACGGCATTCCGGTGATGCTCACGGATGAGGCGCGGGTGCTGGACTAA
- a CDS encoding amidase codes for MQAWLKMTAADLGRGIATGEIDPVDLTQTYLDAISAHPLRDRIYARVTAERALNEAAAARDRARSGQRRSLLDGVPISWKDLFDTAGVATESGSLLLKDRVPDQDAQVLQNATAAGLVCLGKTHMSELAFSGLGYNPSTATPPCVNDEGAVPGGSSSGAAASVAFDLAAVGVGSDTGGSVRIPAAWNDLVGLKTTSGRLSLEGVVPLAARFDTVGQLCRSVEDAALMLAVLQGGRAADLSGASLVGRRLAVLNTIAMEDVRSGPAEAFSTAVSKLEQAGAQIEEIHIDAVNDAMALTTCLYTAEAYGLWRDVIEANPDAMYQEILKRFRLGQNHSGPDYVAAWAALEAARVSYHQATAGFDAVILPTAPILPPNLNRLNTDHDYYVTENLMSLRNTRIGNLMGLCALSLPTDTPSCGLMLMAPPHREESLLRLGTAAERALA; via the coding sequence ATGCAGGCTTGGCTCAAAATGACGGCGGCTGATCTGGGCAGGGGGATCGCCACGGGGGAAATCGACCCGGTCGATCTCACACAAACCTATCTGGATGCGATCAGCGCACATCCGTTACGGGATAGAATTTACGCCCGTGTGACAGCAGAGCGTGCCTTGAACGAAGCGGCAGCCGCCCGGGATCGCGCGCGCAGTGGTCAGCGTCGTTCGCTGCTGGATGGTGTGCCGATCAGTTGGAAGGATCTGTTCGATACGGCGGGTGTTGCAACTGAGTCGGGATCGCTGCTTTTGAAGGATCGCGTGCCTGATCAGGATGCACAGGTGCTGCAAAACGCCACCGCCGCCGGGCTTGTTTGTCTCGGCAAGACACATATGAGCGAATTGGCGTTTTCTGGTCTGGGCTATAACCCCAGCACGGCGACGCCGCCTTGCGTCAATGATGAGGGCGCGGTGCCGGGCGGGTCTTCTTCCGGTGCGGCGGCCTCTGTGGCGTTCGATCTGGCGGCTGTTGGTGTTGGCTCTGATACCGGCGGTTCGGTGCGTATTCCGGCGGCTTGGAACGACCTTGTGGGTCTCAAGACGACGTCGGGGCGGCTGAGCCTTGAAGGGGTCGTGCCTCTCGCTGCGCGCTTTGATACGGTCGGCCAGCTGTGCCGTTCTGTCGAGGATGCAGCGCTGATGCTGGCGGTGCTGCAAGGGGGCAGGGCGGCGGATCTATCCGGGGCATCCCTTGTCGGCAGGCGTTTGGCGGTGCTGAACACCATCGCGATGGAAGATGTACGCAGCGGTCCCGCAGAAGCGTTTTCCACCGCTGTTTCCAAGCTGGAACAGGCGGGGGCGCAGATAGAGGAGATCCATATCGACGCGGTAAACGATGCGATGGCCCTGACCACATGCCTATATACCGCCGAGGCCTATGGGCTGTGGCGCGACGTGATCGAGGCGAACCCGGACGCGATGTATCAGGAAATTCTCAAGCGCTTTCGTCTTGGCCAGAACCATTCCGGGCCGGATTATGTCGCTGCTTGGGCAGCACTTGAGGCGGCCCGCGTTTCTTACCATCAAGCGACGGCCGGGTTTGATGCGGTCATTTTGCCGACGGCACCCATTTTGCCGCCGAATCTGAACAGGTTGAACACGGATCACGACTATTACGTCACAGAAAACCTGATGTCGCTGCGCAATACGCGCATTGGCAATCTGATGGGGCTTTGCGCGTTGAGCCTGCCAACGGATACGCCCAGTTGCGGGCTTATGCTGATGGCACCGCCGCACCGTGAGGAATCCCTTTTGCGTCTGGGAACGGCGGCGGAACGGGCTTTGGCCTAA